The Blattabacterium cuenoti sequence CTTGAATTTTATAATATTCTATTTGACTATTGGAAAAAGCATAGATTTCACTAACAGAATTATTAAACAATAAATGTTTTTTTAAACATTTATGATGTTCAATAATTTGAACATAAGAAGATTCTCCAACTATAATTAAGTTTCTTGTATTTAACATAATTTTTGACTCGATTCCCGTATATATATGCAATATCTCTATAGGGTTTTTCAAAAAAATATTATCAGGAATGTAAATATATCCTCCATCTTTTGAAAAGATGGTATTTAAAATGTTAAAAGCCTCATTAGGATTAGATAATTTTCCATAAAAATTTTTAATTTCTCTTTCTTCTTGTGAAGCGAGATTAGATAATCTAATTTTACTAGATGTAGATGTATGAGAATAAATAGATTGATATTTCCCATCAATAAAAATTATAAGAAAAGAATCGTCTAAATAAATCAATTCTTTGATCTTTTTATATGTTAAATCTTTTCTTTGTTTAGAAAAAAGATTGTATTCTTGATTAAGAATTGAATGAACATCTGTATTTCTCCATTCTTCATCTGTAACAGATGGAAATCCTTTTTTTAGAAAAAGATCTATAGATTTATGTCGTAAACTAGATATATAGGAATATTCTCCATGAATGTTTTTTTCGCGGCACTTTGAAAGTGAAGAAAAAATTCTATCTCTTAATAGCATGAACCCATCAATTTCAATTAATTTTATTTTATTTGATTTTTAATCCAATCATATCCTTCTCTTTCTAATTTTTCAGATAAATCCTTATTTCCTGATTGAACTATTTTACCATCATACAAAATATGTATAATATAATCTGAAAATAAATAATCTAATAATCTTTTGTAATGAGTAATAATAATCATAGAATTTTTTTCGTTTTTTAACGTATTAATTCCTTGTGCTACAGTTCTCAAAGAATCTATATCTAAACCAGAATCTACTTCGTCTAAAATAGATAACAAAGGATCTAACATGGCCATTTGAAATATTTCATTTCTTTTTTTTTCTCCTCCAGAAAATCCTTCATTTAAAGAACGATAAAAAAAATCTTTTTCCACATTTAAAAGATCCGCTCTTTCCTTCATTTTAAAGAGCATTTCTTTAGCAGACATTTTACCTACCCCTCGTGCTTTACGAGATGCATTCATCGCTGTTTTAATAAAATTAATTACAGAAATTCCAGGGATTTCTACCGGATTTTGAAAAGAAAGAAAAATTCCCAAATGTGCACGTTCTTCTGGAGAAAGAGAGATCAAATCCTTATTCTGAAAAATAATATTTCCTTTAGTTATATGATATTCTTCTTTTCCAGCGATAACAGAAGCTAGTGTACTTTTTCCAGAACCGTTAGGTCCCATAATTACATGAATTTCTCCTGAATTAATTTGAAAATCAATTCCTTTAAGAACTTGTTTCCCATCAACAGAAACATGTAAATTTTTTATACTCAACATAGTTAAGCTATTATTTCCCTAATAATTAATACAAATGCATTATCCAACAGACCCTTCCAAGGTAACTTCTAAAAGTTGTTGAGCTTCTACCGCAAATTCCATTGGCAATTTTTTCAAAATTTCACTACTAAAACCATGAACAATGAGAAAAATTGCTTTTTCTGTATCAATTCCACGTTGATTACAATAAAATATTTGATCTTTTCCAATTTTTGAAGTAGTCGCTTCATGTTCGACTTGGGAGGTTGAATTATATACATTGATGTATGGAAATGTATGTGCTCCGCATTCATGTCCTATTAATAAAGAATCACATTGGGAAAAATTACGTGATTTTACGGCTTTAGGAGATATATTCACTAATCCTCTGTAATTATTTTGAGCTTTTCCAGCAGAAATGCCCTTTGAAATAATAACACTTTTTGTTTTCTTTCCCAGATGAATCATCTTAGTACCCGTATCCGCTTGTTGAAAATCTTTAGTTAAAGCTAAAGAGTAAAATTCTCCAATGGAAAAATCTCCTTTCAGAACACAAGATGGATATTTCCAAGTAATAGAAGATCCGGTTTCTACTTGAACCCAAGATATTTTAGCTCTTTCTTCACATAATCCACGTTTTGTCACAAAATTGAAAACCCCTCCTTGTCCTTTTTTATCACCAGGAAACCAATTCTGAACGGTAGAGTACTTAATTTCAGACTCTTCCAAAGCGACTATTTCTACAACTGCAGCATGTAACTGATTCTCAGCTCTTTGCGGGGCTGTACACCCTTCTAAATAACTAACAAAAGATCCTTGATCTGCAATAATTAAAGTTCTCTCAAATTGACCAGTTTGATTTTCATTAATACGAAAATAGGTAGACAATTCCATAGGACAGCGAATTCCTTTTGGGATATAACAAAAAGAACCGTCTGAAAAAACAGCTGAATTAAGAGCTGCATAAAAATTATCTTCCCTTGAAACTACCGAACCTAAATATTTTTTAACGATATCTGGATATTTTTTCAAAGCATCACTAATGGAACAAAATAGAATTCCCTGGCCTTTTAGTTTTTCTTGAAACGTCGTAGCTAAAGAAACAGAATCTAAAACTATATCTGTTGCAATTTCAGAAACGTGTTTTTTTTCTTCCAGAGGAATTCCTAATTTATTAAATGTATCTAATAATTCTGGATCCACTTGATCTAAATTATTCAGATTTATTTTCTTTTTTGGAGCAGAATAGTAACTGATATCCTGATAATTTAGTTTATCATATTTTATATTTGCCCAAGTTGGTTCTTTCATTTTTTTCCATATAGAATAGGCTTCTAATCTCCAATCTAACATCCATGTTGGTTCATCTTTCTTTTCTGAGATCTTTTGAATAACATTTTCACTTAATCCTACTGGAATTTTATCCGATTCTATTGGAGTATAAAAACCATAC is a genomic window containing:
- a CDS encoding SufB/SufD family protein yields the protein MLLRDRIFSSLSKCREKNIHGEYSYISSLRHKSIDLFLKKGFPSVTDEEWRNTDVHSILNQEYNLFSKQRKDLTYKKIKELIYLDDSFLIIFIDGKYQSIYSHTSTSSKIRLSNLASQEEREIKNFYGKLSNPNEAFNILNTIFSKDGGYIYIPDNIFLKNPIEILHIYTGIESKIMLNTRNLIIVGESSYVQIIEHHKCLKKHLLFNNSVSEIYAFSNSQIEYYKIQDDLDELSIIDNTFVKQDLRSKCSFYTFSFQGKFIRNNLNFYSHGKFTYSYLYGISLLSEGQLVDHHTSMEHLYSNAHSFQLYKNILWNKSIGIFNGKILVDKCIKKVKAFQKNNNILLSDEACIYAKPQLEIFSDDVKCSHGCTVGTFHELDLFYCQSRGIPEKESKVLLLLSFLEEVLKTMNILKLRNLVHDKMKKKLGIYL
- the sufC gene encoding Fe-S cluster assembly ATPase SufC, with product MLSIKNLHVSVDGKQVLKGIDFQINSGEIHVIMGPNGSGKSTLASVIAGKEEYHITKGNIIFQNKDLISLSPEERAHLGIFLSFQNPVEIPGISVINFIKTAMNASRKARGVGKMSAKEMLFKMKERADLLNVEKDFFYRSLNEGFSGGEKKRNEIFQMAMLDPLLSILDEVDSGLDIDSLRTVAQGINTLKNEKNSMIIITHYKRLLDYLFSDYIIHILYDGKIVQSGNKDLSEKLEREGYDWIKNQIK
- the sufB gene encoding Fe-S cluster assembly protein SufB, whose amino-acid sequence is MKENNKILESFTGSDYEYKYGFYTPIESDKIPVGLSENVIQKISEKKDEPTWMLDWRLEAYSIWKKMKEPTWANIKYDKLNYQDISYYSAPKKKINLNNLDQVDPELLDTFNKLGIPLEEKKHVSEIATDIVLDSVSLATTFQEKLKGQGILFCSISDALKKYPDIVKKYLGSVVSREDNFYAALNSAVFSDGSFCYIPKGIRCPMELSTYFRINENQTGQFERTLIIADQGSFVSYLEGCTAPQRAENQLHAAVVEIVALEESEIKYSTVQNWFPGDKKGQGGVFNFVTKRGLCEERAKISWVQVETGSSITWKYPSCVLKGDFSIGEFYSLALTKDFQQADTGTKMIHLGKKTKSVIISKGISAGKAQNNYRGLVNISPKAVKSRNFSQCDSLLIGHECGAHTFPYINVYNSTSQVEHEATTSKIGKDQIFYCNQRGIDTEKAIFLIVHGFSSEILKKLPMEFAVEAQQLLEVTLEGSVG